A single window of Populus nigra chromosome 17, ddPopNigr1.1, whole genome shotgun sequence DNA harbors:
- the LOC133677036 gene encoding F-box/FBD/LRR-repeat protein At5g56420-like, producing the protein MEDRISELSDDILSFILSFLTMRDAVKTRLLSHRWRYLSPPLSHLQFDVLTLFGTHGESSSKFITAVDQVLLACRGKKIGTLKVRFGLGDDHAFHVDRWVSFSSAMQVEKIAFHFSCSPKSCGSYNFPCHILPADKASHLKHLCLVSCTLRLSPKFTSQLNPLRTLDLDGVPLDQSGLDIITSACPKLTLLRMIGCGLPKIVCIHGQLLCLKTLIIHDTLISVELKSINLEIFEFFGHPQTLTFVDVPHLKKALVRSLFIYRRTSPICNALAKDLPQLQFLSLIVKDEVLPLPATSPKFISLKQLDLLIWPFIDSDLLTVIYLLNASPLLEILQLKIGHQGEGRSNGERREYSRHTHSHLKEVKMEGFRDKWNAMELAIYLLKNTIALERMVVVVSGSTLQMDLRQRVTNLLHKERGNSTAELIIL; encoded by the exons ATGGAAGATCGTATCAGCGAATTGTCTGATGACATTCTGTCCTTCATTCTCTCCTTTTTGACAATGCGGGATGCTGTTAAAACGAGGTTACTTTCACATAGATGGAGATATCTCTCTCCACCGCTCTCCCATCTTCAGTTTGATGTTCTTACTCTGTTTGGAACCCACGGGGAAAGTAGTTCTAAGTTTATTACAGCTGTTGATCAAGTTTTGCTAGCTTGCAGAGGTAAAAAAATAGGCACTCTCAAGGTCCGCTTTGGCCTAGGCGATGACCATGCTTTCCATGTTGATAGGTGGGTTTCATTTTCCTCTGCAATGCAGGTTGAGAAAATAGCTTTTCACTTCTCATGCTCTCCTAAAAGTTGTGGAAGTTATAATTTTCCATGTCATATTCTTCCCGCTGATAAAGCATCTCATTTGAAGCATCTGTGCCTTGTTTCCTGCACGCTGAGGCTTTCTCCTAAATTCACAAGCCAACTCAATCCTTTAAGAACCCTGGATTTGGATGGTGTACCCTTGGATCAAAGTGGCCTAGATATCATCACCTCTGCTTGTCCGAAACTTACGCTGTTGAGAATGATTGGTTGTGGTCTGCCTAAGATTGTGTGCATACACGGCCAACTCCTCTGTCTGAAGACATTGATCATTCACGATACTTTGATCAGTGTTGAGCTTAAGTCTATTAATCTTGAAATCTTTGAGTTTTTTGGTCATCCACAAACACTCACTTTTGTTGACGTTCCGCATCTGAAAAAAGCACTAGTACGGTCGCTTTTTATTTATCGGAGGACATCGCCAATATGCAACGCGCTTGCGAAGGATCTTCCTCAGCTTCAGTTTTTGTCTCTGATAGTAAAGGATGAG GTGCTGCCCCTTCCTGCAACCAGTCCTAAATTCATCTCTCTTAAACAACTGGATCTGTTGATATGGCCGTTTATAGATTCTGACCTCCTCACAGTTATCTACCTGTTGAATGCCTCTCCTCTTCTGGAAATCCTACAACTGAAG ATCGGTCATCAAGGTGAGGGAAGAAGCAACGGAGAAAGAAGAGAATACTCAAGGCATACCCATTCACATTTGAAAGAAGTTAAAATGGAAGGATTTCGTGACAAATGGAATGCGATGGAGCTCGCAATATATTTGCTAAAAAACACCATTGCACTTGAGCGAATGGTGGTTGTAGTCTCAGGTTCCACCTTGCAGATGGACCTAAGACAGAGGGTCACCAATTTATTGCACAAGGAAAGAGGTAATTCAACGGCGGAACTGATCATCCTTTGA